In a genomic window of Wyeomyia smithii strain HCP4-BCI-WySm-NY-G18 chromosome 1, ASM2978416v1, whole genome shotgun sequence:
- the LOC129718682 gene encoding probable glucosamine 6-phosphate N-acetyltransferase, with product MGASYPERELMLYDRSLLVGLDFSVSPANFNPPITATHPGESWLLIRPLQTGDYNRGFLQILSQLTTVGDVTLVQFLNRFAQMRASGDYFVTVIVDTRYDKIIGSATLVLENKFIHGCSVRGRLEDVVVDDTYRGKQLGKLIVVTVSLLAQRLGCYKMSLDCKDKLVPFYKSIGYTLEPGNANTMNIRYEQHNSVEANRTSNDVPPDLQPS from the exons ATGGGTGCCTCGTACCCCGAG CGAGAACTGATGCTTTACGATCGTTCTCTTTTGGTGGGTTTGGATTTCTCAGTATCACCAGCGAACTTCAATCCACCAATTACGGCAACTCATCCTGGGGAATCATGGTTGCTTATTCGACCATTGCAAACCGGAGATTACAACCGGGGATTTCTGCAAATTCTGTCACAGCTAACCACAGTCGGAGATGTGACGCTTGTTCAATTTTTGA ATAGATTCGCTCAAATGCGAGCAAGCGGAGATTATTTTGTGACAGTAATCGTTGATACTCGTTATGACAAGATAATCGGAAGTGCAACTCTAGTACTGGAGAACAAGTTCATCCATGGATGTTCAGTTCGAGGGAGACTTGAAGATGTTGTTGTAGATGATACATACCGTGGTAAACAACTAGGAAAACT GATTGTTGTAACGGTTTCGTTGCTCGCTCAACGTCTTGGTTGCTATAAGATGTCATTGGACTGCAAGGACAAACTTGTTCCTTTCTATAAATCTATTGGTTACACACTGGAACCAGGCAACGCAAACACGATGAACATTCGCTACGAGCAACATAATTCAGTAGAAGCAAATCGTACTTCCAATGATGTGCCACCTGACCTCCAGCCATCTTGA
- the LOC129718681 gene encoding glucose-induced degradation protein 8 homolog, which yields MSCNDKGDGISKEEWQSRLETFPFKQDDINKLIMNYLVTEGFKEAAEKFQAESGVEPSVDLSSLDNRILIREAVQNGRIQEATHLVNQLHPELLDNDRYLYFHLQQLHLIELIRAGKIEEALTFAQTQISEAGESNPEVLNELERTLALLAFEKPQNSPFADLLDQTHRQKVASELNAAILKMEHQEQSSPRMINVLKLILWAQAELDKKNVKYPKMIDLATATIDPK from the exons ATGAGCTGTAACGATAAAGGCGATGGAATCTCTAAGGAGGAATGGCAATCTCGACTGGAAACATTTCCTTTTAAGCAGGATGATATAAATAAACTAATTATGAACTATTTAGTTACAG AGGGTTTCAAAGAAGCAGCAGAAAAATTCCAGGCAGAATCCGGTGTTGAACCATCAGTGGATCTAAGTTCACTGGATAACAGAATATTAATAAGGGAAGCAGTACAGAATGGACGAATACAGGAGGCTACTCATCTAGTTAACCAGTTACATCCAGAATTACTCGACAATGACCGCTACCTCTACTTTCATCTACAACAGTTGCATCTAATTGAATTGATTAG agcTGGCAAAATAGAAGAGGCACTTACTTTCGCGCAGACACAAATTTCTGAGGCAGGAGAAAGCAATCCAGAGGTGTTAAATGAACTAGAGCGCACATTGGCTTTGCTGGCTTTCGAGAAACCTCAAAATAGTCCATTTGCTGATCTTTTGGACCAAACACACCGGCAAAAGGTAGCCAGTGAACTAAACGCAGCGATCCTCAAAATGGAGCACCAGGAACAGTCCAGCCCTAGAATGATTAACGTATTGAAACTGATTCTGTGGGCACAAGCCGAGCTAGATaagaaaaatgtcaaatatccGAAAATGATTGATCTAGCGACAGCAACAATAGATCCAAAATAA